From a single Bacillus sp. (in: firmicutes) genomic region:
- a CDS encoding inositol monophosphatase family protein, with the protein MTNWTEIHEHVQHWIREAGQRIKQSFSTTLHVQSKSNRNDLVTNIDRETEQYFIQRIRDTYPTHTILGEEGFGDDVNSLDGIVWIIDPIDGTMNFVHQQRNFAISIGIYEDGKGKLGYIYDVVHEELYWAQSGKGAFLNDQPLPPLEEGHVEDAVIALNATWVKPNKRIDHQLLIPLVQDVRGTRSYGSAAIEMAYVAAGRLDAYITMRLSPWDFAAGKIIVEELGGKMTKLNGEPLNLLEKSSVFVSKPGLHEKILTKYLHALK; encoded by the coding sequence CAGAAATTCATGAACACGTACAGCATTGGATTCGAGAAGCTGGGCAACGTATTAAACAGTCGTTTTCTACGACGTTACATGTGCAGTCTAAATCGAATCGAAACGATTTAGTAACGAACATCGATCGAGAAACGGAACAATATTTTATTCAGCGTATTCGTGATACATATCCCACGCATACCATATTAGGAGAAGAAGGATTTGGTGATGATGTCAATTCATTAGATGGCATCGTTTGGATTATTGATCCGATAGACGGAACGATGAATTTTGTTCACCAACAGCGTAATTTTGCCATTTCCATCGGAATTTATGAAGATGGGAAGGGAAAGCTTGGTTATATTTATGATGTCGTTCATGAAGAGTTATATTGGGCCCAATCTGGAAAAGGAGCGTTTTTGAATGATCAACCGCTACCACCTTTAGAGGAAGGACATGTGGAAGATGCCGTAATTGCCCTTAATGCCACATGGGTAAAACCTAACAAACGCATCGACCACCAACTTCTTATTCCGTTAGTCCAAGATGTGCGTGGCACGAGATCGTATGGTTCAGCGGCGATTGAAATGGCATATGTCGCTGCGGGAAGGCTAGATGCATATATCACGATGCGTTTGTCTCCATGGGACTTTGCGGCTGGGAAAATTATTGTAGAAGAACTTGGCGGGAAAATGACCAAGTTGAACGGAGAACCCCTTAATTTACTAGAGAAAAGCTCGGTTTTCGTCAGTAAACCTGGTTTGCACGAGAAAATTCTTACAAAATATTTGCATGCATTGAAGTAA
- a CDS encoding YlaF family protein: MKDIKWIFVLYAILAACSIMGIGIAIGERSILIAVISLLSLILIMGHGFKTKKKMREEGKL; the protein is encoded by the coding sequence ATGAAAGATATTAAATGGATTTTTGTTCTCTACGCTATTCTTGCTGCTTGTTCCATCATGGGAATCGGTATTGCCATTGGAGAACGTAGCATTCTAATTGCAGTGATTAGTCTTTTGTCCCTTATTTTAATCATGGGGCATGGTTTTAAGACAAAGAAAAAAATGCGTGAAGAAGGAAAGTTATAG
- the typA gene encoding translational GTPase TypA: MKLRENIRNIAIIAHVDHGKTTLVDQLLKQSGTFRSNEHVEERAMDSNDLERERGITILAKNTAIQYKDVKINILDTPGHADFGGEVERIMKMVDGVLLVVDAYEGCMPQTRFVLKKALEQNLTPIVVVNKIDREFARPEEVVDEVLELFIELDANDDQLEFPVIYTSAINGTASTDPHRQDDNMEALFEAIVQHIPAPVDNKEEPLQFQVALLDYNDYVGRIGIGRIFRGTMKVGQQVALMKLDGSVKQFRVTKMFGFFGLKRQEILEAYSGDLVAVSGMEDINVGETVCPIDHQEALPVLRIDEPTLQMTFLVNNSPFAGREGKYVTARKIEERLQAQLQTDVSLRVEPTDSPDAWIVSGRGELHLSILIENMRREGYELQVSKPEVIVKEIDGVRCEPVERVQIDIPEEYTGAVIESLGSRKGEMLDMINNGNGQVRLIFMVPARGLIGYTTEFMTLTRGYGIINHSFDSYQPMQPGKVGGRRQGVLVSLETGKATQYGIMQVEDRGTIFVEPGTEIYEGMIVGEHTRENDLTVNITKVKHATNIRSATKEQTTTMKKPKIMTLEEALEYLNDDEYCEVTPKSIRLRKKILDKNEREKVAKKKKYAEMNR; this comes from the coding sequence TTGAAACTACGTGAAAATATACGAAATATCGCCATCATCGCCCACGTTGACCATGGAAAAACAACTTTAGTGGATCAATTATTAAAGCAATCGGGTACGTTTCGTTCAAATGAACATGTTGAAGAACGAGCGATGGATTCCAATGACTTAGAACGGGAACGAGGAATCACAATTTTAGCAAAAAATACTGCTATTCAATATAAAGATGTCAAAATAAATATTTTGGATACACCAGGACACGCCGATTTTGGCGGAGAAGTCGAGCGAATTATGAAAATGGTCGATGGAGTTCTTTTAGTTGTTGATGCGTACGAAGGGTGTATGCCACAAACCCGCTTCGTTTTAAAGAAAGCATTAGAACAAAATTTAACACCAATTGTCGTAGTGAACAAAATTGACCGTGAATTTGCCCGGCCAGAAGAAGTTGTCGATGAAGTGCTGGAATTGTTTATCGAACTTGATGCCAATGATGATCAATTAGAGTTTCCTGTCATTTATACATCAGCCATTAACGGGACGGCTAGTACAGACCCTCATCGTCAAGATGACAACATGGAAGCGTTATTCGAGGCGATTGTCCAACATATCCCGGCACCAGTCGATAATAAAGAAGAACCCCTCCAATTCCAAGTCGCCTTGTTAGACTATAATGATTATGTAGGAAGAATTGGGATTGGCCGTATCTTCCGAGGAACAATGAAAGTTGGTCAACAAGTTGCTTTGATGAAACTCGACGGAAGTGTAAAGCAATTCCGAGTGACGAAAATGTTTGGCTTTTTCGGTTTAAAGCGTCAAGAAATTCTAGAAGCTTACTCCGGTGATTTAGTCGCTGTTTCAGGAATGGAAGATATTAATGTAGGTGAAACCGTTTGTCCTATTGACCATCAAGAAGCATTACCGGTTCTTCGAATTGATGAACCAACTTTACAAATGACGTTCCTCGTGAATAATAGCCCATTTGCTGGAAGAGAAGGAAAATATGTAACCGCTCGAAAAATCGAGGAGCGCCTTCAAGCACAGTTGCAAACGGATGTCAGCTTACGAGTTGAACCAACTGATTCTCCGGATGCTTGGATCGTTTCGGGACGTGGAGAGCTCCATTTATCCATATTAATCGAAAATATGCGCCGAGAAGGTTATGAGCTTCAAGTTTCCAAACCGGAAGTAATTGTGAAGGAAATTGACGGGGTGCGCTGTGAGCCAGTAGAGCGGGTACAAATTGATATTCCTGAGGAGTATACGGGTGCAGTCATTGAATCATTAGGTTCCCGTAAAGGGGAAATGTTAGATATGATTAACAACGGAAATGGACAAGTCCGTCTTATTTTTATGGTTCCAGCAAGAGGCTTAATTGGATATACTACGGAATTTATGACGTTGACGAGAGGATATGGGATTATCAACCACTCGTTCGACAGTTATCAACCGATGCAACCGGGTAAAGTTGGTGGACGTCGTCAAGGGGTACTCGTCTCATTAGAAACTGGAAAAGCAACACAATATGGAATCATGCAAGTAGAAGATCGCGGGACCATTTTTGTTGAACCCGGAACGGAAATTTACGAGGGAATGATTGTTGGGGAGCACACAAGGGAAAATGACCTTACAGTGAATATTACGAAGGTGAAGCATGCAACCAATATTCGCTCGGCTACGAAAGAACAAACAACAACGATGAAAAAACCGAAAATCATGACTCTTGAGGAAGCTTTAGAATATTTAAACGATGATGAGTATTGTGAAGTAACGCCAAAGTCTATTCGACTAAGGAAGAAAATTTTAGATAAAAATGAACGTGAAAAAGTAGCGAAAAAGAAAAAGTATGCAGAAATGAATCGATAA
- a CDS encoding YlaH-like family protein: protein MNVSERLSFFASLFRVDEQPETGMWLLYLTIVALCIVVYKLGFAKKLPILKSAIIYLFLIMGCTILTFLAVFLPVAEGLVVAALILIIYKIRLRNEKKQENAS, encoded by the coding sequence TTGAACGTATCCGAACGATTGTCTTTTTTTGCATCCCTTTTTCGTGTTGATGAACAACCGGAAACGGGGATGTGGCTATTATATTTAACCATTGTGGCCCTTTGTATCGTTGTGTATAAGCTAGGATTTGCGAAAAAGCTCCCAATATTAAAATCAGCGATTATTTATTTGTTTTTAATCATGGGGTGTACCATCTTAACTTTTTTAGCGGTATTCTTACCGGTTGCGGAAGGGTTAGTCGTCGCTGCGCTCATCTTAATCATCTATAAAATTCGACTGCGAAATGAGAAAAAACAGGAAAACGCTTCATAA
- a CDS encoding YlaI family protein, whose product MRVKCVLCDKIETIDSDSLLAKKLRNRPIHTYMCQSCHDRITERTKARLATGKFRFYRSTSRDDEF is encoded by the coding sequence ATGCGTGTAAAGTGTGTCCTTTGCGATAAAATTGAAACCATTGATAGCGATTCATTATTGGCGAAAAAATTACGGAACCGACCGATACATACGTATATGTGTCAATCATGTCATGATCGCATTACCGAGCGAACAAAAGCAAGACTAGCTACCGGTAAGTTCCGGTTTTATCGCTCGACCAGTCGTGACGATGAATTTTAA
- a CDS encoding pyridoxamine 5'-phosphate oxidase family protein gives MANLVEPKLIPPLFEELQHEKYVTLSTIDYETGAPNVSAISWVYALDEETIRLAVDNRSRIVKNIQNNPHVVVTLIANESTYAIAGKAKVKVEKLEGVPLKLALIEIRIQEVRDVMFYGSKITSEPQYAKTYDKKAAERLDTQVMNAMKHA, from the coding sequence ATGGCTAATTTGGTTGAACCAAAACTCATTCCACCTTTATTTGAAGAACTGCAACATGAGAAATATGTTACTCTTTCAACGATCGATTATGAAACAGGTGCGCCGAATGTGAGTGCTATTTCCTGGGTATATGCATTAGATGAAGAAACGATTCGTCTTGCTGTGGACAACCGTTCTCGAATTGTCAAAAACATACAAAATAATCCTCATGTTGTCGTGACGTTAATTGCCAATGAGTCTACGTATGCCATCGCTGGTAAAGCTAAAGTAAAAGTTGAAAAGCTTGAAGGAGTTCCTCTTAAACTAGCCCTTATTGAAATTCGCATTCAAGAAGTGCGTGACGTGATGTTTTATGGCTCGAAAATTACAAGCGAGCCTCAGTATGCAAAAACATATGATAAAAAAGCAGCGGAACGTTTAGATACACAAGTAATGAACGCCATGAAACATGCTTAG
- a CDS encoding YhcN/YlaJ family sporulation lipoprotein, with translation MRNIIVFFLSSLMFINGCVRSNDNEVQNKEQLITVKDSHIENVDRKTGQEISRRLVELATSVPHVNDATAVVLGPYALVGIDVDSNIERSEVGSIKYSVAESLKSDPYGAEAVVIADPDLYARLQEIGVDIQQGKPIQGIMNELADIAGRLMPEIPRHIVVPEAEDANDNEKKGLNEKEKQSLENNQQNQSNSQ, from the coding sequence ATGCGAAACATCATTGTTTTCTTCCTTAGTAGTCTTATGTTCATAAATGGTTGTGTGCGTTCCAATGATAACGAGGTTCAAAATAAAGAACAGCTCATCACGGTTAAAGATTCCCATATTGAAAACGTTGATCGCAAAACAGGGCAAGAAATTTCTAGACGGTTAGTGGAATTAGCAACGAGTGTTCCCCACGTCAACGATGCGACTGCCGTCGTTCTTGGCCCGTATGCTCTAGTAGGTATAGATGTTGATTCAAATATCGAACGATCAGAAGTAGGTTCCATTAAATACTCAGTAGCCGAGAGTTTAAAAAGCGATCCATATGGGGCGGAAGCAGTAGTCATTGCTGACCCCGACTTGTACGCCCGCTTACAAGAAATTGGCGTTGATATTCAACAAGGAAAACCAATTCAAGGAATTATGAATGAATTGGCTGATATTGCAGGGCGTCTCATGCCTGAAATTCCTCGTCACATCGTTGTTCCAGAAGCGGAAGATGCGAATGATAATGAGAAAAAAGGATTGAACGAAAAGGAAAAACAATCGTTAGAAAACAATCAGCAAAACCAATCCAACAGTCAATAA
- a CDS encoding PhoH family protein: protein MSKIYVLDTNVLLQDPYAIFSFEDNEIVIPAVVLEEVDSKKRYMDEIGRNARQVSKLIDGLRQNGKLHEKIPLHNGGTLRIELNHRSFHQLQKIFVEKTNDNRILAVAKNLSIEEEAKENGRPVILVSKDALVRVKADAIGLIAEDFLNDRVVEVDHIYTGFLEIYTTIEVINVFYENGEIDSSYLTNQPFYPHQFIIMKDSLGSSASAIGMVDRTGKRVRKIIHDPDHVWGIKPRNVQQMMALELLLRDDIPLVTMIGKAGTGKTLLALAAGLMQTEDLNTYKKLLVARPIVPVGKDIGYLPGEKQEKLRPWMQPIYDNLEYLFNTKKPGELDAILAGMGSIEVEALTYIRGRSIPDQFIIIDEAQNLTKHEVKTILTRVGERSKIVLMGDPAQIDHPYLDEYNNGLTYVVEKFKDQTVAGHVKLLKGERSGLAQLAADLL from the coding sequence TTGAGTAAAATTTACGTGTTAGATACAAATGTCTTGTTACAAGATCCGTATGCGATTTTTTCCTTTGAAGACAACGAAATTGTCATTCCAGCTGTCGTTCTTGAAGAAGTGGATTCGAAAAAACGGTACATGGATGAAATAGGGAGAAATGCAAGACAAGTATCCAAATTAATTGATGGTTTGCGTCAAAATGGCAAGCTGCATGAAAAAATTCCTCTTCATAACGGAGGGACGTTACGAATTGAATTAAATCATCGTTCATTCCACCAACTGCAAAAAATCTTTGTCGAAAAAACAAATGATAACCGTATTTTAGCTGTGGCCAAAAATTTATCAATAGAAGAGGAAGCAAAAGAAAACGGCCGTCCAGTCATTCTTGTGAGTAAAGATGCTCTCGTCCGTGTGAAAGCAGATGCGATTGGATTAATCGCTGAAGACTTTTTAAATGACCGGGTAGTGGAAGTCGATCACATTTATACCGGTTTTTTAGAAATATATACTACGATTGAGGTCATCAATGTATTTTATGAAAATGGAGAAATTGATTCCTCCTACCTTACGAATCAACCGTTTTATCCCCATCAATTTATTATTATGAAAGATTCTTTAGGAAGTTCTGCTTCAGCCATCGGTATGGTCGACAGAACCGGAAAACGAGTTCGAAAAATTATACATGATCCAGATCATGTTTGGGGGATTAAACCAAGAAATGTCCAACAAATGATGGCCTTAGAATTGTTATTACGTGATGACATCCCACTTGTTACAATGATTGGGAAAGCCGGAACAGGAAAAACATTACTTGCGTTGGCAGCTGGATTGATGCAAACGGAGGATTTAAATACGTATAAAAAACTACTAGTTGCCCGACCGATTGTCCCTGTCGGAAAAGATATTGGTTACTTGCCAGGAGAAAAACAAGAAAAGCTTCGCCCTTGGATGCAACCGATTTATGATAATCTAGAGTATTTATTTAATACGAAAAAACCTGGGGAATTAGATGCCATTTTAGCCGGTATGGGCTCCATTGAAGTTGAAGCGTTAACATATATTCGAGGAAGGAGCATTCCCGACCAATTTATCATTATTGACGAGGCACAAAATTTAACGAAACATGAAGTCAAAACGATTCTTACCCGAGTTGGAGAAAGAAGTAAAATCGTATTGATGGGCGATCCAGCTCAAATCGATCACCCATACTTAGATGAATACAATAATGGTTTAACGTACGTCGTTGAAAAATTTAAAGACCAAACCGTTGCTGGACATGTAAAGTTACTGAAAGGGGAACGCTCCGGCCTCGCTCAACTTGCGGCGGATTTATTATAA
- a CDS encoding transporter substrate-binding domain-containing protein: MSWRSLTLLFTMIVVIIVQPQRIVAIDKTISNTRHVTVAVAPALPPFQFKENESLKGFSIDIFETIANELGLTYEYIFLPHHQAIEALKNEQVDVILTVPYNDVLSKDILFSDHYFTSSSSLYVAYGNSEIQSVEDLSERTVSLVQGSIEYDFLQNIRRIKFQVASNQKNALRLLTVNRSDAFIGEPHTANYFINQWGLEDKYKVVQANVVPVYYSFVLRQDEAFLLHQINEELSKLRKNGVYQHIMEKWFEPYQWRRKVEHTIHFLTWSLVIVLVVIVFISVWNRKLQKEVQKQTNALQQQVLETKNNIQFKQQILDSSPRGILTFDRSGALTSINQKASLIIGKANLDMERSIYTEIPLINKLLNTTLFNQVIRHGEKILGKEFNWELSENKIMSIRYYIYPLYNYKREIIGLILSFEDISLEKYLREQFFEQEKSRALNQLVAGIAHEIRNPLTSIQTLVHLIPYKMSNEEFKKELVNIVPKEIERINQLVEGLINYVKPKKSKSLIEIRVHDLIHSITILFKRVLEQKGIDFHYHHLPPVTITCDENQLKQALMNFILNSIDAIEERKKIEVGHYQPKIEIFGETTLETCIINIKDNGMGIKKENLDKVYEPFFTTKATGTGLGMSISKQYIQEQNGTVQVKSKYGEGTQITIAFPLTERGYYGKDSDN, encoded by the coding sequence ATGTCTTGGCGTTCTTTAACACTGCTATTTACCATGATTGTAGTAATAATTGTACAACCACAACGTATCGTAGCAATAGACAAAACCATATCTAACACAAGACATGTAACTGTAGCAGTTGCCCCAGCTTTACCACCTTTTCAGTTCAAAGAAAATGAGTCTCTTAAAGGATTTAGTATAGATATTTTTGAAACAATTGCAAATGAATTAGGTCTTACTTATGAATATATTTTTTTACCTCATCATCAAGCAATTGAAGCTTTAAAAAATGAACAAGTTGATGTGATTTTAACTGTTCCATATAATGATGTTCTTTCTAAAGATATTTTGTTTTCAGATCATTATTTTACATCCAGTAGTTCGCTTTATGTTGCGTATGGAAATAGTGAAATTCAATCAGTTGAAGACTTGTCAGAGCGAACAGTATCATTAGTTCAAGGTTCTATTGAATATGATTTTCTACAAAATATACGTCGAATAAAGTTCCAGGTAGCCTCTAATCAAAAAAATGCCTTACGTCTCCTAACTGTGAACCGTTCGGATGCATTTATTGGTGAACCACACACGGCTAATTATTTTATAAATCAATGGGGATTAGAGGATAAATATAAAGTAGTTCAAGCGAATGTTGTACCTGTTTACTATAGTTTCGTTTTAAGGCAAGATGAAGCCTTTTTATTGCATCAAATTAATGAGGAACTTTCAAAATTGCGGAAAAATGGAGTGTATCAGCACATAATGGAAAAATGGTTCGAACCTTATCAATGGAGGAGAAAAGTTGAGCATACAATCCATTTCTTAACGTGGTCCTTAGTTATTGTCTTAGTAGTAATTGTATTCATTAGTGTGTGGAACAGAAAATTACAAAAAGAAGTTCAAAAACAAACAAATGCCCTACAGCAACAAGTGTTAGAAACAAAAAATAATATTCAGTTCAAACAACAAATTTTAGACAGTAGTCCAAGGGGAATATTAACGTTCGATCGGTCGGGAGCGCTTACATCTATTAATCAAAAAGCGAGCTTAATTATAGGAAAGGCTAATCTTGATATGGAAAGGAGCATTTATACAGAAATTCCATTAATTAACAAATTGTTAAATACTACTCTATTTAATCAAGTGATCCGGCACGGAGAAAAAATTTTAGGAAAAGAATTTAATTGGGAGTTGTCAGAGAACAAAATTATGTCCATTAGGTATTACATCTATCCGCTATACAACTATAAACGTGAAATAATTGGCTTAATTTTGTCTTTTGAAGATATTTCTTTGGAAAAATATTTACGGGAACAATTTTTTGAACAGGAAAAAAGTCGAGCGTTAAATCAGCTAGTCGCTGGGATTGCTCACGAAATACGAAATCCATTAACTTCTATTCAAACGTTAGTTCATCTAATCCCATACAAAATGTCTAATGAAGAATTCAAAAAAGAATTGGTCAATATCGTACCAAAAGAGATTGAGCGCATCAATCAATTAGTGGAAGGTTTAATAAATTATGTGAAACCGAAAAAGAGTAAATCATTAATAGAAATTCGAGTTCATGACTTGATTCATTCTATAACTATATTGTTTAAAAGGGTGTTGGAACAAAAAGGAATCGACTTTCATTATCACCATCTCCCCCCTGTGACGATTACATGTGATGAGAATCAATTAAAACAAGCTCTGATGAATTTCATCTTGAATTCAATTGATGCCATCGAAGAACGAAAGAAGATAGAAGTTGGTCACTACCAGCCAAAAATTGAAATTTTTGGAGAAACGACATTAGAGACCTGTATTATTAACATTAAAGACAATGGGATGGGAATTAAAAAGGAAAACCTCGATAAAGTGTACGAGCCATTTTTTACGACCAAAGCCACAGGTACCGGTTTAGGAATGTCAATTTCAAAACAATATATCCAAGAACAAAATGGGACAGTCCAAGTGAAAAGTAAGTATGGGGAAGGGACACAAATAACAATTGCATTCCCATTAACGGAAAGGGGATATTATGGAAAAGATAGTGATAATTGA
- a CDS encoding sigma-54-dependent Fis family transcriptional regulator: protein MEKIVIIDDEYSICTSLQFALEDQYDVKAFTEPLEALQEINSEPYDLCLLDLKLGQINGLEVLKQIKKIQPNLIVIIMTAYGTIETSVEAIKLGAYTYLTKPLHMESLFVTIGQALQFKKLQQQVDELTEELSQKYGIDSIIGHSPSMERVFHLVKKVKDIDTNVLISGESGTGKELVARAIHFSGARKKGPFEAINCAAIPEHLLESELFGFEKGAFTGAVQKKEGKFLVAQNGTVFLDEIGDMPLSLQAKLLRVLQQKEITPLGSNKKYPLNVRIIAATNQNLKQAVEEGRFREDLYFRLNIIEISLPPLRERKNDLPLLVQHFIQQFNQKYDKQVEGITSEAFERLMRYSYPGNVRELSNILEAAVIMCDKNRIQVHDLPHQFQEVSMQSMWPEGKQLSIFDQLVGYKIEEVEKELILATLKANNGHRRKTAEMLGISERGLRNKLNQYSEVRI from the coding sequence ATGGAAAAGATAGTGATAATTGATGATGAATATTCCATTTGTACTTCTTTACAATTTGCATTAGAAGATCAATATGATGTAAAGGCATTTACCGAACCACTTGAGGCACTCCAAGAAATAAATTCTGAGCCCTATGATCTTTGCTTATTGGACTTAAAACTCGGTCAAATTAATGGTTTAGAAGTTTTAAAGCAAATAAAAAAGATTCAACCCAATTTAATCGTCATTATTATGACGGCTTATGGAACGATAGAAACATCTGTAGAAGCAATAAAACTAGGAGCTTATACATATTTAACGAAGCCACTTCATATGGAATCATTATTCGTCACCATTGGTCAAGCTTTACAATTTAAAAAATTACAACAACAAGTAGATGAATTGACTGAAGAACTGTCTCAAAAATATGGGATAGATTCTATCATTGGTCATTCTCCGTCCATGGAACGGGTATTTCATTTAGTTAAAAAAGTCAAAGATATCGATACAAATGTGCTGATATCAGGTGAAAGTGGAACGGGGAAAGAGTTAGTAGCCCGGGCTATTCATTTTTCGGGGGCTAGAAAAAAGGGACCATTTGAAGCGATCAATTGTGCTGCCATTCCTGAACACTTGCTAGAAAGTGAACTTTTTGGTTTTGAGAAGGGAGCTTTTACTGGTGCTGTTCAAAAAAAGGAAGGGAAGTTTTTAGTTGCCCAAAATGGTACAGTGTTCTTAGATGAAATAGGTGACATGCCATTATCTTTACAGGCAAAATTATTACGTGTACTTCAGCAAAAAGAAATAACACCATTAGGTTCCAACAAAAAATACCCGCTCAACGTTAGAATAATTGCTGCTACAAATCAAAATTTAAAACAGGCTGTAGAAGAAGGAAGATTTCGTGAAGATTTGTATTTTCGATTAAATATCATTGAAATTTCACTCCCACCTTTAAGAGAACGAAAAAACGATTTACCTCTACTTGTTCAACATTTTATTCAACAATTTAATCAAAAATACGATAAGCAAGTTGAAGGGATTACATCCGAAGCTTTTGAAAGGTTAATGAGGTACTCGTATCCTGGAAATGTTCGAGAGTTATCCAATATTCTTGAGGCAGCAGTTATCATGTGTGATAAAAACCGTATTCAAGTACATGATTTACCGCATCAATTTCAAGAAGTTTCTATGCAATCTATGTGGCCAGAAGGCAAACAATTATCAATCTTTGACCAGTTAGTAGGATATAAAATAGAGGAAGTAGAGAAAGAGTTAATATTGGCTACATTAAAAGCAAACAATGGCCATCGACGAAAAACGGCTGAAATGTTAGGAATCTCTGAAAGAGGTTTACGAAATAAATTAAACCAATACAGTGAAGTACGAATCTAA